In Saccharolobus solfataricus, a genomic segment contains:
- a CDS encoding YeeE/YedE thiosulfate transporter family protein: MPKASLPYYSEVLIGVRKCMNVLVTKSLVEVRETEDYSLLFFLGAFFGAFLVLFEARIANCCTFGHILSGNLQMVISSFAFLIAVMLGVWITLSLVLRLRINSIGYR, encoded by the coding sequence ATGCCTAAAGCTAGTTTGCCTTACTATTCCGAAGTGTTGATAGGAGTTAGGAAATGTATGAACGTTTTAGTTACCAAGAGTTTGGTAGAGGTTAGAGAAACTGAAGACTACTCACTACTTTTCTTCCTAGGTGCATTCTTCGGAGCTTTCCTAGTATTGTTTGAAGCTAGAATTGCAAATTGCTGTACGTTTGGTCACATACTGTCCGGAAACCTACAGATGGTGATTTCGAGTTTCGCATTCCTAATTGCAGTAATGTTAGGAGTGTGGATAACTTTAAGCTTAGTGTTGAGACTGAGAATTAACAGCATAGGATATAGGTGA
- a CDS encoding APC family permease codes for MSEKKLLTFWQALFIGLGNIIGAGIFVMAGSTISVAGPGAIIAFIFTAIFAMSIGLNSAELSSIFTDVEGGVYSFTLKTLGEMSGFLVGWFRVISYVIGGAATALGFSGYLLLFGLPKTLYYTLAVILIVILLVLDYFGIGTVAEVDTIFVIINISSLILFSLTIPIIVGIKVHNFVPLFPHGIQGVLTTSNLAFFSYSGFNTIVTLTPSTKNGEKVIPRAIVMSLIITSIIYISVIFSMVDAMPWYYYGQTSAPLSLALSQIHAPTWLFLITSISAILATISVTLSIIVASERTLRQLSRDFQLPVKHELLVVGGIMLASLLLGNVEAIALASNFGIIFSYMLTGLEVIIVRRKGLRGSFRSPAFPVIQVFAIILSALFMISLGLNSLEIGVVTLFIGILVYETLREVKAHENRKK; via the coding sequence ATGAGTGAAAAGAAACTACTGACCTTTTGGCAAGCTTTATTCATTGGTTTAGGAAACATAATAGGAGCTGGTATATTCGTTATGGCGGGTTCGACGATAAGCGTCGCTGGGCCTGGAGCAATAATAGCCTTTATATTTACTGCAATTTTCGCAATGTCAATTGGATTAAATAGTGCAGAATTATCCTCGATTTTCACTGACGTTGAAGGAGGAGTTTACAGTTTTACCTTAAAGACCTTAGGGGAAATGTCCGGATTCCTAGTGGGTTGGTTTAGGGTAATATCATATGTAATTGGCGGAGCTGCAACTGCTCTAGGCTTTTCGGGCTATCTCCTACTATTTGGTCTACCCAAAACGCTTTACTACACTTTAGCTGTGATACTCATCGTAATCTTACTGGTTTTGGACTATTTCGGGATAGGGACAGTTGCTGAAGTCGATACGATATTTGTGATAATAAACATTTCAAGTCTAATACTCTTCTCATTAACAATCCCCATTATAGTAGGGATAAAAGTACATAATTTCGTACCGTTGTTTCCCCATGGAATACAAGGAGTATTGACAACGTCGAATTTGGCCTTTTTCTCCTATTCCGGCTTTAACACAATTGTCACACTAACGCCATCAACTAAAAACGGTGAAAAGGTAATCCCAAGGGCGATTGTGATGTCGTTAATAATAACCTCAATAATCTATATCTCAGTTATATTCTCCATGGTTGACGCAATGCCTTGGTACTATTACGGTCAAACTTCAGCCCCTCTCTCCTTAGCCCTATCCCAAATTCACGCTCCCACATGGTTGTTCCTAATTACTTCAATATCAGCAATCCTAGCAACTATTAGCGTAACCTTATCCATCATTGTTGCCAGTGAAAGGACTTTAAGGCAATTGTCAAGGGATTTCCAATTACCAGTAAAACACGAGCTATTAGTTGTAGGTGGGATAATGTTAGCATCGCTACTATTAGGGAACGTGGAGGCAATAGCGTTAGCCAGTAATTTCGGGATCATATTTTCCTATATGCTTACTGGTCTGGAAGTCATAATTGTCAGAAGGAAAGGTCTAAGGGGAAGTTTCAGATCTCCCGCTTTTCCAGTAATCCAAGTTTTCGCAATAATACTTTCAGCACTATTCATGATTTCACTCGGCTTAAACTCTTTGGAAATAGGTGTTGTTACGCTATTTATAGGAATTTTAGTGTATGAAACGTTAAGGGAAGTGAAAGCACATGAGAATAGGAAAAAGTGA